A stretch of Fulvia fulva chromosome 4, complete sequence DNA encodes these proteins:
- a CDS encoding NADP-dependent alcohol dehydrogenase 7 yields the protein MSLQPLGLRTSIAHSPIFLHSLPPSPPPTTTTMTTSEKILQPTDFVGWMGLDNKSSQGTMVWQQFPDPKPFEETDIDIEISHCGICGSDIHTLRSGWGPTPYPVCVGHEIVGKAVRVGSKAEKGIKVGDRVGVGAQNGGCLRGDCEECSEGLEQYCGRSVSTFADKYPNGGTSYGGYANYHRAPSHFVFKIPDAIPSAEAAPMLCGGITVYSPLVDNGCGPGKRVGIIGVGGLGHFGLLFARALGADKVVGISRKNNKRNDVLAMGADAYIATEDDKNWHKTHARSLDLIICTVSSPKMPLSRYLQLLRTKGTFIQVGAPEDKLPDMSAFHFIGKGVKFGGSMIGSPRQIEEMLELVARKGIKPWISHYDMKDANKAVVDFEEGKARYRITLENRRDR from the exons ATGTCACTGCAACCTCTTGGACTCAGAACAAGTATCGCTCACTCTCCCATCTTCCTCCATTCCTTACCTCCCTCTCCCCCACCCACCACCACAACCATGACCACCTCCGAAAAGATCCTCCAACCCACCGACTTTGTCGGCTGGATGGGCCTCGACAACAAAAGCTCCCAAGGCACCATGGTCTGGCAACAATTCCCCGACCCCAAGCCCTTCGAAGAAACCGACATCGACATTGAAATCTCCCACTGCGGAATCTGCGGTAGCGACATCCACACGCTGCGATCGGGCTGGGGGCCTACGCCGTATCCGGTCTGTGTGGGTCATGAGATTGTGGGTAAGGCGGTGCGGGTTGGGAGCAAGGCGGAGAAGGGGATTAAGGTTGGGGATAGGGTGGGGGTTGGGGCGCAGAATGGGGGGTGTTTGAGGGGGGATTGTGAGGAGTGTAGTGAGGGGTTGGAGCAGTATTGTGGGAGGAGTGTTAGTACTTTTGCGGATAAG TATCCGAATGGAGGCACTTCGTATGGTGGTTATGCGAATTACCATAGAGCGCCTTCGCATTTCGTGTTTAAGATTCCGGATGCGATACCGTCGGCTGAGGCGGCGCCTATGCTGTGTGGTGGTATCACGGTCTATTCGCCTCTGGTAGACAATGGGTGCGGTCCTGGTAAAAGAGTTGGAATCATAGGCGTGGGCGGTCTGGG CCACTTCGGACTCCTCTTCGCTCGCGCTCTCGGTGCTGACAAGGTCGTCGGCATCTCCCGCAAAAACAACAAACGCAACGATGTTCTAGCGATGGGTGCAGATGCTTACATCGCCACCGAAGACGACAAGAACTGGCACAAAACCCACGCCCGCTCCCTCGACTTGATAATCTGCACCGTCTCCTCCCCCAAAATGCCTCTCTCCCGATACCTCCAGCTCCTCCGCACAAAGGGCACTTTTATTCAAGTCGGCGCACCAGAGGATAAGTTGCCGGACATGAGCGCTTTTCATTTCATAGGGAAAGGTGTGAAGTTTGGAGGAAGCATGATTGGGAGTCCGAGGCAAATTGAGGAGATGTTGGAGCTGGTGGCGAGGAAGGGGATCAAGCCGTGGATCTCGCATTATGATATGAAGGATGCGAATAAGGCGGTGGTGGATTTTGAGGAGGGGAAGGCGAGGTATAGGATTACCTTGGAGAATCGGAGGGATAGGTGA